The proteins below are encoded in one region of Amycolatopsis magusensis:
- a CDS encoding SDR family NAD(P)-dependent oxidoreductase: MNTTDTTAGKPFAVVTGASSGIGLELAKQFGKNGYDVLVTAEDDELTGAAEQVREFGTRVDAVRADLATPEGVEKLADEVAGTGRPVAALALNAGVGAGGAFVGDTPLEDHLAVVDLNVRSTVHLAYRLLPPMVGRGAGRVLFTSSIAATAPGPYQSVYNASKAFVKSFGEALRDELKDTGVTVTTLMPGPTETEFFDRAGMRDTKVGAGSKDSAAVVAKQGYDALMAGKDHVVTASVKNKAMATAGNVLPDPAIAAQHRRMSEPGSAEE; encoded by the coding sequence ATGAACACGACAGACACCACAGCAGGGAAGCCGTTCGCCGTGGTCACCGGCGCGTCCAGCGGGATCGGGCTGGAGCTGGCGAAGCAGTTCGGGAAGAACGGCTACGACGTGCTGGTCACCGCGGAAGACGACGAACTGACCGGCGCCGCCGAACAGGTGCGTGAGTTCGGGACGCGGGTCGACGCCGTGCGCGCCGACCTCGCCACCCCGGAAGGCGTGGAGAAGCTCGCCGACGAGGTGGCGGGCACCGGCAGGCCGGTCGCCGCGCTCGCGCTCAACGCCGGGGTCGGCGCCGGTGGCGCCTTCGTCGGGGACACCCCGCTCGAGGACCACCTGGCCGTGGTGGACCTCAACGTCCGCTCGACGGTGCATCTGGCCTACCGGCTGCTGCCGCCGATGGTCGGCCGCGGTGCCGGGCGGGTGCTGTTCACCTCGTCGATCGCGGCCACCGCACCGGGCCCGTACCAGTCGGTCTACAACGCGTCCAAAGCCTTCGTGAAGTCGTTCGGCGAGGCGCTGCGGGACGAGTTGAAGGACACCGGGGTCACGGTGACCACCCTGATGCCCGGGCCCACGGAGACCGAGTTCTTCGACCGCGCGGGCATGCGGGACACCAAGGTCGGCGCGGGCAGCAAGGACAGCGCGGCGGTGGTGGCGAAGCAGGGCTACGACGCGCTGATGGCCGGTAAGGACCACGTGGTCACCGCGTCGGTGAAGAACAAGGCGATGGCCACCGCGGGCAACGTGCTGCCGGATCCGGCGATCGCCGCGCAGCACCGGCGCATGTCCGAGCCCGGGTCCGCCGAGGAGTGA
- a CDS encoding LysR family transcriptional regulator has protein sequence MTDLETRELRYFVAVAEELHFGRAAVRLGIAQPPLSRAIRQLEQRLGVQLFERDRRGAALTDAGRVLLREAPAALDAVAAAARRTRRAGSPTRPLVLVTKAGASHELLQRLLDAVEHEPGAAPVEVLLCEVGEQAGTLRSGRADVALMHRPFDDLAGFDTEDLHVEGQIALLPAGHPLAAREQLTLAEVRDVPGLPIARWPRLDGSYPDGPGPEVRTQSQLAQLVALGRTLLVIPASSRAWQWPDHVAVPVIDAPDVTTVLAWPPNSHSPAVASLVRSAARLHAAALPTPPGYRPPSAPPEPAATGPGAARRGAGSRG, from the coding sequence GTGACCGATCTCGAGACGCGTGAGCTCCGGTACTTCGTCGCCGTCGCCGAGGAACTGCACTTCGGCCGCGCCGCCGTCCGGCTCGGGATCGCCCAGCCGCCGCTCTCCCGCGCGATCCGCCAGCTGGAACAGCGGCTCGGCGTCCAGCTCTTCGAGCGTGACCGGCGCGGAGCGGCGCTCACCGACGCGGGCCGGGTGCTGCTCCGCGAGGCCCCAGCGGCGCTCGACGCGGTCGCGGCCGCCGCGCGCCGGACGCGGCGAGCCGGGAGTCCGACGCGCCCGCTGGTCCTCGTGACGAAAGCCGGGGCTTCCCACGAGCTGCTGCAACGGCTCCTCGACGCGGTCGAACACGAACCCGGTGCGGCACCGGTCGAAGTGCTGCTGTGCGAGGTCGGCGAACAGGCCGGGACGCTCCGGAGTGGACGCGCCGACGTGGCCCTGATGCACCGGCCGTTCGACGACCTCGCCGGGTTCGACACCGAAGACCTCCACGTCGAAGGCCAGATCGCGCTGCTGCCCGCGGGACATCCGCTCGCCGCACGCGAGCAGCTCACGCTGGCGGAGGTCCGCGACGTGCCGGGCCTGCCGATCGCCCGCTGGCCCCGGCTCGACGGGTCCTATCCGGACGGTCCGGGTCCCGAGGTGCGCACCCAGTCCCAGCTCGCCCAGCTCGTGGCGCTCGGCAGGACGCTGCTCGTCATCCCGGCCTCCAGCCGGGCCTGGCAGTGGCCCGACCACGTCGCGGTGCCGGTCATCGACGCGCCGGACGTCACCACCGTGCTCGCCTGGCCGCCGAACAGCCACTCCCCCGCGGTCGCCTCACTCGTCCGCTCGGCGGCCCGGCTCCACGCCGCCGCGCTGCCTACGCCGCCTGGCTACCGGCCTCCTTCAGCCCCGCCAGAACCGGCGGCAACGGGCCCTGGTGCAGCACGCCGAGGCGCTGGGTCGCGCGGGTGA
- a CDS encoding STAS domain-containing protein: MHFDFGDHDGCSVVRVAGELDLLEYPRLRDTLLKCAVEQPPAVLVVVDELIATTPSLLSVFAQAWNRLSDWPNVPVFLVATGEPMRRVLREASVARFVPAFESLADAANAVATEPRRRYTKIGFRRLPDTARLARDFTRQVCLQWLPKAPITPDALLVVNELVDNVLVHTDSEPTLRLELRANHFSIAVSDSSSTPARLREGIDGANGGLGLRLVAQLTKTWGSTPALSGGKVVWGVLVTNPRTRVFQPFSVS, translated from the coding sequence TTGCACTTCGACTTCGGCGACCATGACGGGTGCAGCGTGGTCCGGGTCGCCGGGGAACTCGATCTGCTGGAGTACCCGCGGTTGCGGGACACGCTGCTCAAGTGCGCGGTCGAGCAGCCACCGGCGGTGCTCGTGGTGGTGGACGAGCTGATCGCGACCACTCCCAGCCTGCTGAGCGTGTTCGCCCAGGCCTGGAACCGGTTGTCCGACTGGCCGAACGTGCCGGTCTTCCTCGTCGCCACCGGCGAACCGATGCGCCGGGTGCTCCGCGAAGCCTCGGTGGCCCGGTTCGTCCCGGCCTTCGAGTCCCTCGCCGACGCGGCGAACGCGGTGGCGACGGAGCCCCGGCGCCGCTACACCAAGATCGGCTTCCGCCGGCTGCCGGACACGGCCCGGCTCGCCAGGGACTTCACCCGGCAGGTGTGCCTCCAGTGGCTGCCGAAAGCCCCGATCACCCCCGACGCGCTGCTGGTGGTCAACGAGCTGGTCGACAACGTGCTCGTGCACACCGACTCGGAGCCGACCCTGCGCCTGGAACTGCGGGCCAACCACTTCAGCATCGCGGTCAGCGATTCCTCGTCCACCCCGGCCCGGCTGCGCGAGGGCATCGACGGCGCGAACGGCGGGCTCGGCCTGCGGCTGGTCGCCCAGCTGACGAAGACCTGGGGCAGCACCCCGGCGCTCTCCGGCGGCAAGGTGGTGTGGGGCGTGCTGGTGACCAATCCGCGGACGCGGGTTTTTCAGCCGTTCTCCGTGTCCTAG
- a CDS encoding SDR family oxidoreductase has protein sequence MDGVNDTKTALVTGANKGIGFAIAQGLGAVGFTVAVGARDDTRRKEAVERLLAAGVDAFGVALDVTSGESVTAAAAHLEQTAGRLDVLVNNAGISGRMDGDAQDPTTLDLEVVRTVLDTNVFGVVRVTNAMLPLLRRAASPRIVNMSSNMGSLTLRTGPIMAAYAPSKSMLNSVTAQYARRLADTNVIVNAACPGYVATDFTGFNAPRTAEEGAAIAIRLATLPDDGPRGGFFDDEGVVPW, from the coding sequence ATGGATGGGGTGAACGACACGAAAACCGCGCTGGTGACCGGCGCGAACAAGGGAATCGGCTTCGCCATCGCGCAGGGCCTGGGCGCGGTCGGCTTCACGGTCGCGGTGGGCGCGCGCGACGACACCAGGCGGAAGGAAGCCGTCGAGCGCCTGCTCGCCGCCGGTGTCGACGCGTTCGGCGTGGCCCTCGACGTCACCTCCGGAGAAAGCGTCACCGCGGCGGCGGCACACCTCGAACAGACGGCGGGACGGCTGGACGTGCTCGTCAACAACGCGGGCATTTCCGGCCGGATGGACGGTGACGCGCAGGACCCGACGACGCTCGACCTCGAGGTCGTCCGCACGGTCCTGGACACGAACGTGTTCGGGGTCGTGCGGGTGACGAACGCGATGCTGCCGCTGCTCCGCCGCGCGGCGTCGCCGCGCATCGTCAACATGTCCAGCAACATGGGCTCGCTGACGTTGCGGACCGGCCCGATCATGGCGGCGTACGCGCCCTCGAAGTCGATGCTCAACAGCGTCACGGCGCAGTACGCCCGCCGGCTCGCCGACACGAACGTCATCGTGAACGCCGCCTGCCCCGGCTACGTCGCCACCGACTTCACCGGCTTCAACGCACCGCGGACGGCCGAAGAGGGCGCCGCGATCGCGATCCGGCTCGCCACCCTGCCGGACGACGGCCCACGCGGCGGCTTCTTCGACGACGAGGGCGTCGTCCCCTGGTGA
- the ligD gene encoding non-homologous end-joining DNA ligase: MSTGERVTVQVGPRRLTLTNLAKVLYPATGFTKGEVVNYYSHIAPVLLPHLAGRPMTFIRFPDGVGGQQFFEKNAPNGAPGWLPTVTLPSSGSSDTTTYALIEELPALVWAANMAALELHVPQWTANRDGRRRTPDRLVFDLDPGPETTIVDCCRVAERLHEVLAADGLTVFAKTSGSKGMQLYCAITTDDPSAPSAYAKRLARQLARETPEQVTAVMAKAQRTGKVFIDWSQNNPAKTTVAPYSLRGRDRPTASTPLTWDEVHSCRRAEQLVFTADDVLDRVDAHGDLFSGLASSPSALPTR; encoded by the coding sequence ATGAGCACCGGCGAACGCGTCACCGTCCAGGTCGGCCCGCGGCGCCTGACGCTGACCAACCTGGCCAAGGTGCTGTATCCCGCGACGGGGTTCACCAAGGGCGAGGTGGTCAACTACTACTCCCACATCGCTCCCGTCCTGCTCCCCCACCTCGCCGGTCGCCCGATGACGTTCATCCGGTTCCCCGACGGTGTCGGCGGGCAGCAGTTCTTCGAGAAGAACGCCCCCAACGGCGCACCGGGCTGGCTGCCCACGGTCACGTTGCCCAGCAGCGGTTCCAGCGACACCACGACGTACGCGCTGATCGAGGAACTGCCCGCACTGGTGTGGGCGGCGAACATGGCGGCGCTGGAACTGCACGTTCCACAGTGGACCGCCAACCGCGATGGACGTCGCCGGACACCGGACCGGCTGGTGTTCGACCTCGATCCCGGCCCGGAGACCACCATCGTCGACTGCTGCCGCGTCGCCGAACGACTCCACGAGGTGCTGGCCGCCGACGGGCTGACCGTGTTCGCCAAGACCTCCGGTTCCAAGGGGATGCAGCTCTACTGCGCGATCACCACCGACGACCCCTCGGCCCCCTCGGCATACGCCAAGCGGCTCGCGCGGCAGCTGGCCCGCGAGACCCCGGAACAGGTAACCGCGGTGATGGCGAAGGCCCAGCGCACCGGCAAGGTGTTCATCGACTGGTCGCAGAACAACCCCGCCAAGACCACCGTCGCTCCCTACTCACTGCGCGGGCGTGACCGGCCGACCGCGTCCACGCCCCTCACCTGGGACGAGGTGCACTCCTGCCGCCGCGCCGAGCAACTGGTGTTCACCGCCGACGACGTCCTCGACCGCGTCGACGCCCACGGTGACCTGTTCAGCGGGCTGGCCAGCAGCCCAAGCGCCCTCCCCACTCGCTGA
- the ligD gene encoding non-homologous end-joining DNA ligase: MARSAAGRGEVPAAIPPMLAEDARVLPAGPGWVFEWKWDGWRACLAVAADGTTRLTSRNGNDLTTYFPELGGVLRTGRAMVLDGEVVALNEHARPEFGRLQRRRTAASARLAASLPVHFFAFDLLVLGGESLLERPYTERRDRLDELRPPASGRIVVPPCYPDAEPDDMLKAAIDAEMEGVVAKKAASPYRAGRRSPDWRKHAVFHSHTALIGAWRPGGGRRSDTVGALLLGAHDAAGDLVYIGDVGTGFSEATLADLLDRLQPLERARSPFSGEVPRDRARGVHWVAPQLACDVTYRNFTPDQRLRHTSFRGLRWDKDHQQILVPGLPSP; encoded by the coding sequence ATGGCACGCAGCGCGGCAGGCCGGGGCGAGGTACCCGCGGCGATCCCGCCGATGCTGGCGGAGGACGCCCGGGTGCTGCCCGCCGGGCCGGGCTGGGTGTTCGAGTGGAAGTGGGACGGCTGGCGCGCGTGCCTGGCCGTCGCCGCCGACGGGACCACGCGGCTGACCAGCCGCAACGGCAACGACCTGACCACCTACTTCCCCGAACTGGGCGGCGTCCTGCGCACCGGCCGGGCGATGGTGCTCGACGGCGAGGTCGTCGCGCTGAACGAACACGCCCGGCCCGAGTTCGGCCGGTTGCAGCGCCGCCGCACCGCGGCCAGCGCCCGCCTGGCCGCGTCCCTGCCGGTGCACTTCTTCGCCTTCGACCTGCTCGTGCTCGGCGGCGAATCGTTGCTGGAGCGGCCTTACACCGAGCGCCGCGACCGCCTCGACGAGCTGCGGCCACCCGCGTCCGGACGGATCGTGGTGCCGCCGTGCTACCCCGACGCCGAACCCGACGACATGCTCAAGGCCGCGATCGACGCCGAGATGGAGGGCGTGGTCGCCAAGAAGGCCGCGTCCCCCTACCGGGCGGGGCGGCGCTCACCGGACTGGCGCAAGCACGCGGTCTTCCACAGCCACACCGCGCTCATCGGTGCCTGGCGCCCCGGCGGCGGCCGCCGCAGCGACACCGTCGGCGCCCTGCTGCTCGGCGCCCACGACGCCGCCGGCGACCTGGTCTACATCGGAGACGTCGGCACCGGCTTCTCCGAGGCCACCCTCGCCGACCTCCTCGACCGCCTCCAGCCGCTGGAACGCGCGCGCAGCCCGTTCAGTGGCGAAGTCCCCCGCGATCGCGCCCGCGGCGTGCACTGGGTCGCCCCGCAACTGGCCTGCGACGTCACCTACCGCAACTTCACGCCCGACCAGCGCCTGCGTCACACCAGCTTCCGCGGCCTGCGCTGGGACAAGGACCACCAGCAGATCCTCGTCCCCGGCCTGCCCAGCCCATGA